One Clavibacter zhangzhiyongii genomic region harbors:
- the lysS gene encoding lysine--tRNA ligase, translated as MTDSPSTPATTPTPAAVEESVEDIAEQKAVRLAKRARLEAAGGPGGGAYPVQVPVTTTIPAVRAEFSHLEPGQETDHVVGLAGRVVHFRNTGKLCFATLQAGDGTRIQAMISLAEVGEEALAAWKELVDLGDHVFVAGRVIASRKGELSIMATEWRIASKALLPLPNLHSELSDETRVRSRYLDLIVRDQARKNVLDRAKVNASMRETFRQRGYVEVETPMLQVMHGGASARPFVTHSNAFDTEMYLRIAPELYLKRAVVGGIDRVFEINRNFRNEGADSTHSPEFAMLEAYEAYGDYTSIAELTQTLVQDAAMAVAGSHVVTWADGTEYDLGGEWDRISMYGSLSEAAGVEVTPATTVDELQAIADREGVVVPLSTHGKLVEELWEHFVKGGLERPTFVLDFPVETSPLTRAHRSIEGVVEKWDLYIRGFELATGYSELVDPVVQRERFVDQARQSARGDDEAMPLDEEFLRALEHGMPPSGGMGMGVDRLLMAITGLGIRETILFPLVK; from the coding sequence ATGACCGACAGCCCGTCAACGCCCGCGACCACCCCGACGCCCGCCGCCGTGGAGGAGTCCGTCGAGGACATCGCCGAGCAGAAGGCCGTGCGCCTCGCCAAGCGCGCCCGCCTCGAGGCCGCTGGCGGTCCCGGCGGCGGCGCGTACCCCGTGCAGGTCCCGGTCACGACCACCATCCCCGCGGTCCGCGCGGAGTTCAGCCACCTCGAGCCCGGCCAGGAGACCGACCACGTCGTGGGGCTGGCGGGCCGCGTCGTCCACTTCCGCAACACCGGCAAGCTCTGCTTCGCCACGCTGCAGGCGGGCGACGGCACGCGCATCCAGGCCATGATCTCGCTCGCCGAGGTCGGCGAGGAGGCGCTCGCGGCCTGGAAGGAGCTCGTCGACCTGGGCGACCACGTCTTCGTCGCCGGCCGCGTCATCGCGAGCCGCAAGGGCGAGCTGTCGATCATGGCCACCGAGTGGCGCATCGCGTCGAAGGCCCTGCTGCCCCTGCCGAACCTGCACTCGGAGCTGTCCGACGAGACCCGCGTCCGCAGCCGCTACCTCGACCTCATCGTCCGAGACCAGGCGCGCAAGAACGTCCTCGACCGCGCGAAGGTCAACGCCTCCATGCGCGAGACCTTCCGCCAGCGCGGCTACGTCGAGGTCGAGACGCCCATGCTGCAGGTGATGCACGGGGGCGCCTCGGCTCGCCCCTTCGTCACGCACTCCAACGCCTTCGACACCGAGATGTACCTCCGCATCGCGCCCGAGCTCTACCTCAAGCGCGCGGTCGTCGGCGGCATCGACCGCGTCTTCGAGATCAACCGCAACTTCCGCAACGAGGGCGCCGACAGCACCCACAGCCCCGAGTTCGCGATGCTCGAGGCGTACGAGGCCTACGGCGACTACACCTCCATCGCCGAGCTCACGCAGACCCTCGTGCAGGACGCGGCGATGGCCGTGGCCGGCAGCCACGTCGTCACGTGGGCCGACGGCACCGAGTACGACCTCGGCGGCGAATGGGACCGCATCTCCATGTACGGCTCGCTGAGCGAGGCCGCCGGCGTCGAGGTCACGCCGGCCACCACGGTCGACGAGCTGCAGGCCATCGCCGACCGCGAGGGCGTCGTCGTGCCGCTGAGCACGCACGGCAAGCTCGTCGAGGAGCTATGGGAGCACTTCGTGAAGGGCGGCCTCGAGCGCCCCACCTTCGTGCTCGACTTCCCCGTGGAGACGTCGCCGCTCACGCGCGCGCACCGTTCCATCGAGGGCGTCGTCGAGAAGTGGGACCTCTACATCCGCGGCTTCGAGCTGGCCACCGGCTACTCCGAGCTCGTGGATCCCGTCGTGCAGCGCGAGCGCTTCGTCGACCAGGCCCGCCAGTCGGCGCGCGGCGACGACGAGGCCATGCCGCTCGACGAGGAGTTCCTCCGCGCGCTCGAGCACGGCATGCCGCCGTCGGGCGGCATGGGCATGGGGGTCGACCGGCTCCTCATGGCCATCACCGGCCTCGGCATCCGCGAGACCATCCTGTTCCCCCTAGTGAAGTAG
- a CDS encoding ATP-dependent Clp protease ATP-binding subunit — MFERFTDRARRVVVLAQEEAKMLNHNYIGTEHILLGLIHEGEGVAAKALESLGISLDAVREQVQDIIGQGQQQPTGHIPFTPRAKKVLELSLREALQLGHNYIGTEHILLGLIREGEGVAAQVLVKLGADLNRVRQQVIQLLSGYQGKEAVAVGGEQQQSQQAGSTVLDQFGRNLTQAARDGKLDPVIGREKEIERVMQILSRRSKNNPVLIGEPGVGKTAVVEGLAQAIVKGDVPETLKDKQLYTLDLGSLIAGSRYRGDFEERLKKVTKEIRTRGDIITFIDEIHTLVGAGAAEGAIDAASILKPLLARGELQTIGATTLDEYRKHFEKDAALERRFQPIQVHEPSLPHTINILKGLRDKYEAFHKVSITDGAIVSAANLADRYIADRFLPDKAIDLIDEAGARLRLSILSAPPELREFDERISTVRVAKETAIEDQDFEKAASLRDEEKNLLGERLRLEKQWRSGDVRTTAEVDEGLIAEVLAQATGIPVFKLTEEESSRLVFMEKALHQRVIGQEEAISALSKTIRRTRAGLKDPRRPSGSFIFAGPTGVGKTELAKALAEFLFDDEDALISLDMSEYGEKHTVSRLFGAPPGFVGFEEGGQLTEKVRRKPFSVVLFDEIEKAHPDIFNSLLQILEEGRLTDGQGRVVDFKNTVIIMTTNLGTKDITGAPVGFQVENNAANSYERMKGKVSEELKKNFKPEFLNRVDDTIVFPQLSKPELLQIVDLFVKRLSDRMMDRDLTITLETAAKERLIEVGFDPSLGARPLRRAVQHEVEDRLSEKILQGELNAGDHVHVDYVDGEFTFVTTQREGLTVGAGIGTGSGTPDLAITSD, encoded by the coding sequence ATGTTCGAGAGATTCACCGACCGCGCTCGTCGCGTCGTCGTCCTGGCCCAAGAAGAGGCCAAGATGCTCAACCACAACTACATCGGGACCGAGCACATCCTGCTCGGCCTCATCCACGAGGGCGAAGGCGTGGCCGCCAAGGCCCTGGAGTCGCTCGGCATCTCCCTCGATGCCGTCCGCGAACAGGTCCAGGACATCATCGGCCAGGGCCAGCAGCAGCCCACGGGTCACATCCCGTTCACGCCGCGCGCGAAGAAGGTCCTGGAGCTGTCGCTCCGCGAGGCCCTCCAGCTCGGCCACAACTACATCGGCACCGAGCACATCCTGCTCGGCCTGATCCGCGAGGGCGAGGGCGTCGCCGCGCAGGTCCTCGTCAAGCTCGGCGCCGACCTCAACCGCGTGCGCCAGCAGGTCATCCAGCTCCTGTCCGGATACCAGGGCAAGGAGGCCGTCGCCGTCGGCGGCGAGCAGCAGCAGAGCCAGCAGGCGGGCTCCACGGTCCTCGACCAGTTCGGGCGCAACCTCACGCAGGCCGCGCGCGACGGCAAGCTCGACCCCGTCATCGGGCGCGAGAAGGAGATCGAGCGCGTGATGCAGATCCTGTCGCGCCGCTCCAAGAACAACCCCGTCCTCATCGGCGAGCCCGGCGTCGGCAAGACCGCCGTCGTCGAGGGCCTGGCGCAGGCCATCGTCAAGGGCGACGTCCCGGAGACGCTGAAGGACAAGCAGCTCTACACGCTCGACCTCGGCTCGCTCATCGCCGGGTCCCGCTACCGCGGCGACTTCGAGGAGCGCCTCAAGAAGGTCACCAAGGAGATCCGCACCCGCGGCGACATCATCACCTTCATCGACGAGATCCACACCCTCGTCGGCGCGGGTGCCGCCGAGGGCGCGATCGACGCGGCCAGCATCCTCAAGCCGCTCCTCGCGCGCGGCGAGCTGCAGACCATCGGCGCCACGACGCTCGACGAGTACCGCAAGCACTTCGAGAAGGACGCAGCCCTCGAGCGCCGCTTCCAGCCGATCCAGGTGCACGAGCCCTCGCTGCCCCACACGATCAACATCCTCAAGGGGCTGCGCGACAAGTACGAGGCGTTCCACAAGGTGTCCATCACCGACGGCGCCATCGTCTCGGCGGCGAACCTCGCCGACCGCTACATCGCCGACCGCTTCCTGCCCGACAAGGCCATCGACCTGATCGACGAGGCCGGCGCCCGCCTGCGCCTCTCGATCCTGTCGGCCCCGCCGGAGCTGCGCGAGTTCGACGAGCGCATCTCCACGGTCCGCGTGGCCAAGGAGACCGCCATCGAGGACCAGGACTTCGAGAAGGCCGCGAGCCTGCGCGACGAGGAGAAGAACCTCCTTGGCGAGCGCCTCCGCCTCGAGAAGCAGTGGCGCTCGGGCGACGTCCGCACCACCGCCGAGGTCGACGAGGGCCTGATCGCCGAGGTTCTGGCGCAGGCCACGGGCATCCCGGTGTTCAAGCTCACGGAGGAGGAGTCCTCGCGGCTCGTCTTCATGGAGAAGGCCCTGCACCAGCGCGTCATCGGCCAGGAGGAGGCCATCTCGGCCCTCTCGAAGACCATCCGACGCACCCGCGCCGGCCTCAAGGACCCGCGTCGTCCCTCGGGATCGTTCATCTTCGCCGGCCCCACGGGCGTCGGCAAGACGGAGCTCGCGAAGGCCCTGGCGGAGTTCCTCTTCGACGACGAGGACGCCCTCATCTCGCTCGACATGAGCGAGTACGGCGAGAAGCACACCGTGAGCCGCCTCTTCGGCGCCCCTCCCGGATTCGTCGGCTTCGAGGAGGGCGGCCAGCTCACCGAGAAGGTGCGCCGCAAGCCGTTCTCCGTGGTGCTCTTCGACGAGATCGAGAAGGCCCACCCGGACATCTTCAACTCGCTGCTCCAGATCCTGGAGGAGGGACGCCTGACGGATGGCCAGGGCCGCGTGGTCGACTTCAAGAACACGGTCATCATCATGACCACCAACCTCGGCACCAAGGACATCACGGGTGCCCCGGTCGGGTTCCAGGTCGAGAACAACGCCGCGAACTCCTACGAGCGCATGAAGGGCAAGGTCAGCGAGGAGCTGAAGAAGAACTTCAAGCCCGAGTTCCTCAACCGCGTGGACGACACCATCGTCTTCCCGCAGCTGTCGAAGCCCGAGCTGCTCCAGATCGTCGACCTGTTCGTGAAGCGCCTGTCGGACCGCATGATGGACCGCGACCTCACGATCACGCTCGAGACCGCCGCGAAGGAGCGCCTCATCGAGGTCGGCTTCGACCCGTCGCTCGGCGCCCGGCCCCTGCGCCGTGCGGTGCAGCACGAGGTGGAGGACCGCCTGTCGGAGAAGATCCTGCAGGGCGAGCTCAACGCGGGCGACCACGTGCACGTGGACTACGTGGACGGCGAGTTCACGTTCGTCACCACGCAGCGCGAGGGGCTCACGGTCGGCGCCGGCATCGGCACCGGATCCGGCACCCCCGACCTCGCGATCACCAGCGACTAG